Proteins from a single region of Fundidesulfovibrio magnetotacticus:
- the dnaK gene encoding molecular chaperone DnaK — protein MGKIIGIDLGTTNSCVYVMEGKDPKCITNPEGGRTTPSIVAFTKERLVGEIAKRQSVTNPEKTIFAVKRLMGRAFDAPEVAEWLKHCPYKIVAGANGDAAVEVEGKRYSAPEVSAMILAKLKADAEAYLGETVTEAVITVPAYFNDSQRQATKDAGRIAGLEVKRIINEPTAASLAYGFDKKANEKIAVFDLGGGTFDISILEVGDNVVEVRATNGDTFLGGEDFDHRVIQYLVDEFKRENGIDLSQDRMALQRLKEAAEKAKKELSTAMETEVNLPFITADANGPKHMMVKLSRGKLEKLVEDLVERTAGPCRKALADAGLTAADVDEVILVGGMTRMPLVSQKVKELFGKEPNRSVNPDEVVAMGAAIQGGILTGDVKDVLLLDVTPLTLGIETLGGVFTKLIERNTTIPTRKSQVFTTAADNQPSVSIHVLQGERPMAQDNMTLGRFELTGIPAAPRGVPQIEVGFDIDANGIVNVTAKDTATGKQQSIQITASSGLSEAEIQRLIKDAESHAADDKKKQETIEARNHADTLVYTTEKSLRELGDKVDAVTKGEIEAKAEKLKELMKGDDAEAIKKATDELAQVSHKLAEKLYQQQGAQPGGPEAGGPGAPGGHGPAGGPKGDDDVVDADYTEVKK, from the coding sequence ATGGGCAAGATCATCGGCATCGACCTCGGCACCACCAACTCCTGCGTCTACGTCATGGAAGGCAAGGACCCCAAGTGCATCACCAACCCCGAGGGCGGGCGCACCACCCCCTCCATCGTCGCCTTCACCAAAGAACGTCTGGTGGGCGAGATCGCCAAGCGCCAGTCCGTCACCAACCCCGAGAAGACCATCTTCGCCGTGAAGCGCCTCATGGGCCGCGCCTTTGACGCGCCCGAGGTGGCCGAGTGGCTCAAGCACTGCCCCTACAAGATCGTGGCCGGGGCCAACGGCGACGCCGCCGTCGAGGTGGAGGGCAAGCGCTACTCCGCCCCCGAGGTCTCCGCCATGATCCTGGCCAAGCTCAAGGCCGACGCCGAAGCCTACCTGGGCGAGACAGTCACCGAAGCCGTGATCACCGTGCCCGCCTACTTCAACGACTCCCAGCGCCAGGCCACCAAGGACGCCGGGCGCATCGCGGGCCTCGAGGTGAAGCGCATCATCAACGAGCCCACCGCCGCCTCGCTGGCCTACGGCTTCGACAAGAAGGCCAACGAGAAGATCGCCGTCTTCGACCTGGGCGGAGGCACCTTCGACATCTCCATCCTGGAAGTGGGCGACAACGTAGTGGAAGTGCGCGCCACCAACGGCGACACCTTCCTGGGCGGCGAAGACTTCGACCACCGCGTGATCCAGTACCTGGTGGACGAGTTCAAGCGCGAGAACGGCATCGACCTCTCCCAGGACCGCATGGCCCTCCAGCGCCTCAAGGAGGCCGCCGAGAAGGCCAAGAAGGAACTCTCCACCGCCATGGAGACCGAGGTCAACCTGCCCTTCATCACCGCCGACGCCAACGGCCCCAAGCACATGATGGTCAAGCTCTCGCGCGGCAAGCTCGAGAAGCTGGTGGAAGACCTCGTGGAGCGCACCGCCGGCCCCTGCCGGAAAGCGCTGGCCGACGCCGGGCTCACCGCCGCCGACGTGGACGAGGTGATCCTGGTGGGCGGCATGACCCGCATGCCCCTGGTTTCCCAGAAGGTGAAGGAACTCTTCGGCAAGGAGCCCAACCGCTCCGTGAACCCCGACGAAGTGGTGGCCATGGGCGCGGCCATCCAGGGCGGCATCCTCACCGGCGACGTGAAGGACGTGCTGCTCCTGGACGTGACCCCCCTGACGCTGGGCATCGAGACCCTGGGCGGCGTGTTCACCAAGCTCATCGAGCGCAACACCACCATCCCCACGCGCAAGTCCCAGGTGTTCACCACGGCTGCCGACAACCAGCCCTCGGTGTCCATCCATGTGCTCCAGGGCGAGCGCCCCATGGCCCAGGACAACATGACCCTGGGACGCTTCGAACTCACGGGCATCCCCGCCGCCCCGCGCGGCGTGCCCCAGATCGAGGTGGGCTTCGACATCGACGCCAACGGCATCGTCAACGTCACCGCCAAGGACACCGCCACCGGCAAGCAGCAGTCCATCCAGATCACGGCCTCCTCGGGCCTCTCCGAGGCCGAGATCCAGCGGCTGATCAAGGACGCCGAGTCCCACGCCGCCGACGACAAGAAGAAGCAGGAGACCATCGAGGCCCGCAACCACGCCGACACCCTGGTCTACACCACCGAGAAGAGCCTGCGCGAGCTGGGCGACAAGGTGGACGCCGTGACCAAGGGCGAGATCGAGGCCAAGGCCGAGAAGCTTAAGGAGCTCATGAAGGGCGACGACGCCGAGGCCATCAAGAAGGCCACCGACGAGCTGGCCCAGGTGTCGCACAAGCTGGCCGAGAAGCTCTACCAGCAGCAGGGCGCGCAGCCCGGCGGCCCCGAGGCCGGCGGCCCGGGTGCTCCCGGTGGCCACGGCCCGGCTGGCGGCCCCAAGGGCGACGACGACGTGGTGGACGCCGACTACACCGAAGTGAAGAAATAA
- a CDS encoding phosphatase PAP2 family protein, with the protein MLSLCRRALLLLALGMSLAVAGLAPGRALAQPLGPDPYFSSAAATLAALQLLPLPPAPGTAAQAANVQLLQAVTATATPQMTAAALWDSDPSVFDFSQVLGQDFNAKNLPAANAFFTRVALNIENTNINLDRIYNSQGPVSPASYPSAHTLLGLVDGMILADMVPEKRGELVTYGVQYGLNRLILGQHWPADVGAGQMEAGVVLLALRASPSFQSDFDLARAEVRARLGLR; encoded by the coding sequence ATGCTGTCGCTTTGCCGCCGCGCGCTCCTGCTCCTGGCCCTGGGCATGTCCCTGGCCGTCGCCGGTCTGGCTCCCGGCCGGGCCCTGGCCCAGCCCCTGGGGCCGGACCCCTACTTCTCCAGCGCGGCGGCCACCCTGGCGGCCCTCCAGCTCCTGCCGCTTCCGCCCGCCCCGGGCACAGCCGCCCAGGCCGCCAACGTGCAGCTCCTCCAGGCCGTCACCGCCACGGCCACCCCCCAGATGACCGCCGCCGCCCTCTGGGACTCCGACCCCTCGGTCTTCGACTTCTCCCAGGTGCTCGGGCAGGACTTCAACGCCAAGAACCTGCCCGCGGCCAACGCCTTCTTCACCCGGGTGGCCCTAAACATCGAGAACACCAACATCAACCTGGACAGGATCTACAACAGCCAGGGGCCGGTCAGCCCGGCCTCTTACCCCAGCGCCCACACGCTGCTGGGGCTGGTGGACGGCATGATCCTGGCCGACATGGTTCCCGAGAAGCGCGGCGAGCTCGTCACCTACGGCGTGCAATACGGCCTGAACCGCCTGATCCTTGGCCAGCACTGGCCCGCCGACGTGGGCGCGGGGCAGATGGAGGCGGGCGTCGTGCTCTTGGCGCTGCGCGCCAGCCCCAGCTTCCAGAGCGATTTCGACCTGGCAAGGGCCGAGGTGCGCGCCAGGCTCGGGCTGCGTTAG
- a CDS encoding histidine kinase codes for MPQFSQDLAKACRFESRLDMRCLVTKLLDDAPPPVRVAIMHLLVSLKTSLVTLVKRPDFHNLEQPVRDWGELLCALTELRLDLDRIKSSRIERLRHCHPHFIQLEHRFELLKRAYESSTLMTEIIYALVEAGQEFTTAEEILERSGEVLLRELGADLFVCRLRDEEGNWINVAASDAEEKQTPIFVWIMEDSMDTHPVMRAVNERGVFHVLSNDLRGLERGGESIDCMAYQEGYRSRLAFILRVSDCDAFGAINLYSHHPGFFDRYEPQFLADASKIVSLTVGRQLEVGKDALAKAAGGMAHVGNNVLGIMMNYNSMVLEELEAIAGEVKTALDRPQPDRDVHDLAEEISRLRKLLIDLDVDRKVDSLKGVAEAILRLKAAIGNLLTQVDKPVLMPYVRGQEVLDLEHQHHGSHS; via the coding sequence ATGCCCCAATTCTCGCAAGACCTTGCCAAGGCCTGCCGGTTCGAGAGCCGCCTGGACATGCGCTGCCTCGTCACCAAGCTCCTGGACGACGCACCGCCCCCTGTCCGCGTGGCCATCATGCACCTGCTGGTGTCCCTCAAGACGAGCCTCGTCACCCTGGTGAAACGCCCGGACTTCCACAACCTGGAACAGCCCGTGCGCGACTGGGGCGAACTCCTCTGCGCGCTCACCGAACTCCGGCTCGACCTCGACCGCATCAAGTCCTCGCGCATCGAGCGCCTGCGCCACTGCCACCCGCACTTCATCCAGCTGGAGCACCGCTTCGAGCTGCTCAAGCGCGCCTACGAATCCAGCACGCTGATGACCGAGATCATCTACGCGCTCGTCGAGGCCGGGCAGGAATTCACCACGGCCGAGGAGATCCTGGAACGCTCCGGCGAGGTGCTCCTGCGCGAGCTGGGGGCCGACCTCTTCGTCTGCCGCCTGCGCGACGAGGAAGGCAACTGGATCAACGTGGCCGCCTCCGACGCCGAGGAAAAGCAGACCCCCATCTTCGTGTGGATCATGGAAGACTCCATGGACACCCACCCCGTCATGCGCGCCGTCAACGAGCGCGGGGTGTTCCACGTGCTCTCCAACGACCTGCGCGGCCTGGAACGCGGCGGCGAATCCATCGACTGCATGGCCTACCAGGAGGGCTACCGCTCCCGCCTGGCCTTCATCCTGCGCGTCTCCGACTGCGACGCCTTCGGGGCCATCAACCTCTACTCCCACCACCCCGGCTTCTTCGACCGCTACGAGCCCCAGTTCCTGGCCGACGCCTCCAAGATCGTCTCGCTCACCGTGGGCCGCCAGCTCGAAGTGGGCAAGGACGCCCTGGCCAAGGCCGCGGGCGGCATGGCCCACGTGGGCAACAACGTCCTGGGCATCATGATGAACTACAACTCCATGGTGCTCGAAGAGCTCGAGGCCATCGCCGGAGAGGTGAAGACGGCCCTGGACCGCCCCCAGCCCGACCGCGACGTGCACGACCTGGCCGAAGAGATCAGCCGCCTGCGCAAGCTGCTCATCGACCTGGACGTGGACCGCAAGGTGGACAGCCTCAAGGGCGTGGCCGAGGCCATCCTGCGCCTCAAGGCCGCCATCGGCAACCTGCTCACCCAGGTGGACAAGCCCGTGCTCATGCCCTACGTGCGCGGCCAGGAAGTGCTCGACCTGGAGCACCAACACCACGGCAGCCATTCTTGA
- the hrcA gene encoding heat-inducible transcriptional repressor HrcA: MSDAPLLPREKEVLATILEDYIAKAQPVGSRTVSKAGGIRLSPASIRNTMSDLADKGYLGQPHTSAGRVPTEKAFRLYLDEVMRIRPLPEPLKEMMAASLGQAGLEIDTILRHASRLVSSVSRQACVVTAPRPDQARWRQIDFVLLRPGLVMGILVLQGGLVQKRLVAVGEDIAADDLVHFGNYLNHHFQNLAVSEVRARILAEMAAAERELSDLTGRALRLAMEAFDAPESPEVYLEGTLNMLAQPEFSDMGAMREVLGALQDRARLLDVLDKTIAQYRTVVILGNESHVADLSGCGLVSAPYGGAQTPVGSVSVIGPLRMDYAEVVPLVNYTAKLITAMLDKHF, translated from the coding sequence ATGAGCGACGCCCCGCTCCTCCCACGCGAAAAAGAAGTCCTCGCCACCATCCTGGAGGACTACATCGCCAAGGCCCAGCCCGTGGGCTCGCGCACGGTCTCCAAGGCCGGGGGGATACGGCTTTCGCCCGCCTCCATCCGCAACACCATGTCCGACCTGGCCGACAAGGGCTACCTGGGCCAGCCCCACACCTCGGCAGGGCGCGTGCCCACCGAGAAGGCCTTCCGCCTCTACCTCGACGAGGTGATGCGCATCCGCCCCCTGCCCGAGCCCCTCAAGGAAATGATGGCCGCCTCCCTGGGCCAGGCCGGCCTGGAGATCGACACCATCCTGCGCCACGCCTCCCGGCTGGTCTCCTCGGTGTCGCGCCAGGCCTGCGTGGTCACGGCCCCCAGGCCGGACCAGGCCCGCTGGCGGCAGATCGACTTCGTGCTCCTGCGTCCGGGGCTTGTCATGGGCATCCTGGTGCTCCAGGGCGGCCTGGTGCAGAAGCGCCTGGTGGCCGTGGGCGAGGACATCGCCGCCGACGACCTGGTGCACTTCGGCAACTACCTCAACCACCATTTCCAGAACCTCGCGGTCTCCGAGGTGCGCGCGCGCATCCTGGCCGAAATGGCCGCCGCCGAGCGCGAACTCTCCGACCTGACCGGGCGCGCCCTGCGCCTGGCCATGGAGGCCTTCGACGCCCCCGAGAGCCCCGAGGTCTACCTGGAAGGCACGCTCAACATGCTCGCCCAGCCCGAGTTCTCCGACATGGGGGCCATGCGCGAGGTGCTGGGCGCGCTGCAGGACCGCGCGAGGCTCCTGGACGTGCTGGACAAGACCATCGCCCAGTACCGCACCGTGGTGATCCTGGGCAACGAGTCCCACGTGGCCGACCTCTCGGGCTGCGGCCTGGTGAGCGCCCCCTACGGAGGCGCCCAGACCCCCGTGGGCTCCGTGAGCGTCATCGGCCCCCTCCGCATGGACTACGCCGAGGTGGTGCCCCTGGTGAACTACACCGCCAAGCTCATCACCGCCATGCTGGACAAACATTTCTAA
- a CDS encoding chemotaxis protein CheB, whose protein sequence is MAKKKAPPKSKPTTSPKASVETPTIDPVQPPDPSFPIVGIGASAGGLAAFEAFFSGMPVETDPGMAFVLVQHLAPDHKSILTDLIRRYTRMQVFEVEDGMVVKPNCAYIIPPNRDMAFLNGTLQLLEPLAPRGQRLPIDFFFRSLAQDQREKAIAIVLSGTGSDGTMGVRAIKGEGGMVMAQKPESTEYDGMPRSALATGLVDFELPPAEMPAQIISYVVHAFGKPPRQVTALPLKTESTLKKIFILLRAQTSHDFSQYKPSTIHRRIERRMAVHQIDTMDGYVKCLQRTPAEVEALFRDLLIGVTNFFRDPAAFKALEEQIIPKLFAGKSPGSLIRIWSPGCSTGEEAYSLAILLQERMDDLKQSFKVQIFATDIDSQSIGTARSGLYPASISSDISEERLARFFSVEADGVAYRVNKGIRDMLVFSEQNVIKDPPFSKLDLISCRNLLIYLDGDLQKKIIPLFHYALNPGGFLFLGTSETVGEFGDLFSTLERKLKIYQRKGDVLGSHRIPLGQFLPPMTALDARRPLGASRGVDTSNLPMRELTEKTLLQQFDPVAALVNGQGVIFYLHGRSGQYLEQPPGEVGVVNILKNAREGLRRDLATALHKAVQTREVVQFSGLRVKTNGDFTSVNLTIRPVMTGTGGVTESPLFLVILEQSQSPANEQEGISTPQALEADGILGSTVDERITSLKQELRAKEEYLQTTNEELETSNEELKSSNEEMQSVNEELQSTNEELETSKEELQSVNEELATVNSELQTKVADLSRANNDMNNLLAGTGIATIFVDHKLHILRFTPAATQIINLILSDVGRPVRHIVSNLVGYDSLVADAQAVLDSLTPKETEVQTLEGKWYTMRIRPYRTLDNVIEGVVITFFDITEMKKSQDLLAQANDQLRLAVVVRDSQDAILMLNLDGGIMAWNPSAQRIFGWTKQEALSMNIRDIIPQDKREEEIKILRRISAGGEHEPYKAQRLTRDGKLVAVSILATPLIGEAGQVYALATTERPLL, encoded by the coding sequence ATGGCCAAGAAAAAGGCACCGCCGAAGTCTAAACCCACGACTAGCCCCAAGGCTTCGGTTGAGACGCCCACCATCGACCCTGTGCAGCCCCCTGATCCATCTTTCCCCATAGTCGGGATCGGCGCATCTGCAGGAGGTTTGGCGGCTTTTGAGGCATTCTTCTCTGGCATGCCTGTTGAGACCGATCCAGGCATGGCCTTTGTGCTGGTTCAACATCTGGCCCCTGACCACAAAAGCATCCTCACCGACCTTATCCGGCGCTATACCCGCATGCAGGTGTTCGAGGTAGAGGATGGGATGGTAGTGAAGCCTAACTGCGCGTACATCATTCCGCCCAATCGGGATATGGCCTTTCTGAATGGCACGCTCCAATTATTGGAACCTTTAGCTCCCCGAGGACAGCGTCTGCCGATTGATTTCTTTTTCCGGTCCCTGGCCCAAGATCAACGCGAGAAGGCCATAGCCATAGTGCTCTCTGGAACCGGAAGTGATGGAACTATGGGGGTTCGGGCCATCAAGGGCGAAGGGGGCATGGTCATGGCCCAGAAACCCGAGTCCACCGAGTATGATGGAATGCCGCGAAGCGCCCTTGCCACCGGCCTAGTTGATTTCGAATTGCCACCAGCCGAGATGCCAGCCCAGATAATCAGCTACGTCGTCCATGCATTCGGCAAGCCCCCTCGGCAGGTAACAGCTCTTCCGCTCAAGACAGAAAGCACTCTAAAAAAGATTTTCATCCTCCTTCGTGCACAGACCAGTCATGATTTTTCCCAGTATAAGCCGAGCACGATTCATCGCCGGATTGAACGACGAATGGCAGTTCATCAGATCGATACGATGGACGGCTACGTCAAGTGTTTGCAACGGACCCCCGCTGAAGTTGAAGCCCTCTTTCGTGATCTGTTGATCGGCGTAACCAATTTCTTTCGCGATCCTGCTGCCTTTAAAGCCCTTGAAGAACAAATTATCCCGAAACTCTTTGCCGGTAAGTCCCCAGGCTCTCTGATTCGCATTTGGTCGCCAGGATGCTCGACAGGTGAAGAGGCATACTCTTTGGCCATCCTCCTGCAAGAGCGAATGGATGATTTGAAACAGAGCTTCAAAGTCCAAATTTTCGCCACCGACATTGACAGCCAGTCGATTGGAACAGCCCGCAGCGGTCTTTATCCTGCTAGCATTTCCTCTGACATCTCTGAAGAACGTTTAGCTCGATTTTTCTCTGTTGAGGCTGACGGGGTCGCGTACCGAGTTAATAAAGGCATCCGGGACATGCTTGTCTTTTCTGAGCAGAATGTGATCAAGGACCCACCCTTCTCCAAACTCGACCTGATTAGTTGTCGTAATCTGCTTATTTATTTGGACGGGGACTTGCAGAAGAAGATTATTCCACTTTTTCACTACGCCTTGAACCCTGGCGGCTTCCTTTTTCTGGGAACCTCGGAAACTGTTGGCGAGTTCGGCGACCTATTTTCTACGCTTGAAAGAAAGTTGAAGATTTACCAGCGCAAAGGGGATGTCCTGGGTTCTCACCGCATACCCCTAGGGCAATTCCTGCCACCCATGACTGCGTTGGATGCTAGACGCCCATTAGGAGCATCAAGGGGAGTTGACACTAGTAATCTACCTATGCGGGAATTAACTGAAAAAACACTTCTGCAACAGTTTGATCCTGTCGCTGCCCTGGTCAACGGGCAAGGTGTCATTTTCTATCTACACGGTCGCTCTGGCCAGTATCTGGAACAGCCTCCGGGTGAAGTTGGTGTCGTAAATATTTTGAAAAATGCTCGCGAAGGGTTGCGGCGAGACTTGGCCACCGCCTTGCACAAAGCCGTCCAGACCAGAGAAGTCGTTCAGTTTTCTGGCCTTCGAGTTAAAACCAATGGCGACTTCACTTCGGTCAACCTGACCATTCGCCCGGTCATGACTGGCACTGGCGGAGTAACGGAATCACCCCTCTTTCTCGTCATCCTGGAGCAATCTCAATCACCCGCCAACGAGCAGGAAGGGATTTCCACCCCGCAGGCCCTCGAAGCTGACGGCATTTTGGGTTCAACTGTTGATGAGCGCATCACATCACTTAAACAAGAACTGCGAGCCAAGGAAGAGTATCTTCAAACTACTAACGAGGAACTGGAAACCTCTAACGAAGAACTCAAATCCTCGAACGAGGAGATGCAGTCGGTCAATGAAGAGCTCCAATCCACAAATGAAGAACTTGAGACATCCAAGGAAGAACTCCAATCGGTCAACGAAGAACTGGCGACGGTCAACTCTGAGCTCCAAACCAAGGTGGCGGATTTGTCGCGAGCCAACAACGATATGAACAACCTTCTGGCCGGTACGGGCATTGCCACCATCTTTGTTGATCATAAGTTACACATCCTTCGTTTCACCCCTGCCGCCACTCAGATAATCAACCTGATCCTGAGTGATGTGGGGAGACCAGTGCGCCATATCGTGTCAAATCTTGTCGGGTATGATAGCTTGGTGGCTGATGCGCAGGCCGTCCTTGATTCTCTGACCCCTAAAGAGACAGAAGTTCAGACGCTTGAAGGCAAGTGGTACACGATGCGCATTCGGCCTTATCGGACACTCGACAATGTGATTGAAGGCGTTGTGATCACGTTCTTCGATATCACTGAGATGAAAAAATCGCAGGATCTGCTTGCGCAGGCAAACGACCAGCTCCGTCTAGCTGTGGTTGTACGCGACTCCCAAGATGCCATCTTGATGCTGAATTTGGACGGGGGCATCATGGCCTGGAATCCTTCGGCTCAAAGGATATTCGGTTGGACCAAACAAGAAGCTTTGAGCATGAACATTCGTGACATCATCCCTCAAGATAAGCGCGAAGAAGAAATTAAAATACTTCGCCGAATCTCAGCGGGAGGCGAGCATGAACCGTATAAGGCGCAGCGTCTCACCAGGGATGGAAAGCTCGTGGCGGTATCGATACTGGCGACACCTCTTATCGGTGAGGCCGGTCAAGTTTATGCTCTCGCGACCACGGAGCGACCTTTGCTCTGA
- a CDS encoding nucleotide exchange factor GrpE, whose product MTTPENDAPAEAPLSLEEQVEKLKQEVAAEADKRLRALAETENLKKRLIREKEEFVRYAAESVLADLLPVLDNLDLALAHGAAVPGCKDVVLGVEMTRKVFLDTLARHGLEPCGAPGEEFNPEIHEAVGAQPGGGMAPGHVLSVMQAGYRLRGRLLRPAKVMVSQ is encoded by the coding sequence ATGACCACGCCCGAAAACGACGCCCCCGCCGAAGCCCCCCTCTCCCTGGAGGAGCAGGTGGAGAAGCTCAAGCAGGAGGTGGCCGCCGAGGCCGACAAGCGCCTGCGCGCCCTGGCCGAGACGGAAAACCTGAAGAAACGCCTGATCCGCGAGAAAGAGGAATTCGTGCGCTACGCCGCCGAATCCGTGCTGGCCGACCTCCTGCCCGTGCTGGACAACCTGGACCTGGCCCTGGCCCACGGCGCGGCCGTGCCCGGCTGCAAGGACGTGGTGCTGGGCGTGGAGATGACCCGCAAGGTGTTCCTGGACACCCTGGCCCGCCACGGGCTGGAGCCTTGCGGCGCCCCCGGCGAGGAGTTCAACCCCGAAATCCACGAGGCCGTGGGCGCGCAGCCCGGCGGCGGCATGGCCCCGGGCCACGTTCTTTCGGTGATGCAGGCCGGATACCGCCTGCGCGGCAGGCTTCTGCGCCCGGCCAAGGTGATGGTGAGCCAGTAG